The Phycisphaerales bacterium genome has a segment encoding these proteins:
- the rpsI gene encoding 30S ribosomal protein S9, which produces MKTSANTLPTGQHWWWGTGRRKAAVARVRLRPGKGEFIINNRKYDAYFNGERDQNDLLNPLVKTGTKGSVDIHVNVFGGGCTGQAGAIVLGLGRALRRYDERLEPILRDNGFLTRDPRRVERKKPGQPGARRRFQFSKR; this is translated from the coding sequence GTGAAGACATCAGCAAACACCCTCCCTACCGGGCAACACTGGTGGTGGGGTACTGGTCGTCGTAAAGCTGCGGTAGCACGTGTGCGACTACGCCCTGGCAAGGGTGAATTCATCATTAACAATCGGAAGTACGACGCTTACTTCAACGGCGAACGTGATCAGAACGATCTTCTGAATCCACTGGTGAAAACCGGAACAAAAGGCTCTGTCGATATCCACGTCAACGTCTTTGGTGGCGGCTGTACCGGACAAGCAGGTGCGATCGTTCTAGGTCTTGGCCGTGCACTACGTCGATATGACGAACGTTTAGAGCCAATCCTCCGTGACAATGGCTTCCTGACGCGTGACCCACGTCGTGTGGAACGTAAAAAGCCTGGTCAACCTGGTGCTCGTCGTCGATTCCAGTTCTCAAAGCGTTAA
- the rplM gene encoding 50S ribosomal protein L13 yields the protein MPRQTTFAKPGDIDRQWHLVDADDQVLGRLATRIATVLMGKHRPEWTPHVDCGDFVVVINAEKVALTGRKRTQKTYTRYSGYPGGLKVIPISRVLEKHPERVIEQAVKRMLPKTRLGRQMYKKMKVYAGTEHPHGNISALETASSK from the coding sequence ATGCCTCGTCAAACTACTTTTGCTAAGCCCGGAGACATCGACCGTCAGTGGCATCTTGTTGATGCCGACGATCAGGTGCTGGGTCGGCTCGCAACACGAATCGCTACTGTTCTGATGGGGAAACATCGCCCAGAATGGACACCTCATGTGGACTGCGGTGATTTCGTCGTCGTGATCAATGCAGAGAAGGTGGCGCTGACAGGCCGAAAACGAACACAAAAGACATACACGCGCTATAGCGGTTATCCCGGCGGACTTAAGGTCATACCGATCAGCCGTGTTTTAGAAAAACACCCTGAGCGTGTTATTGAGCAGGCGGTTAAACGCATGTTGCCAAAGACTCGCCTGGGACGTCAGATGTATAAAAAGATGAAAGTCTATGCAGGTACTGAGCATCCGCATGGAAACATCTCTGCACTGGAAACGGCATCTTCTAAGTAA